From the genome of Segatella hominis, one region includes:
- a CDS encoding glycosyltransferase family 2 protein gives MVQNITIGVIISTYNNPAWLEKTLWGYLCQDRMADEIIIADDGSGEETRMLIERYKKLLPIKHVWHEDDGFRKTVILNKAIVAATADYLVFTDQDCVPRHDFLAVHNLMAKKGFFLSGGYFKLPLSISKALQEEDVRDRQAFSLAWLRKQGLPFNFKCTKLVQKKWFTQLMNKITPTKATWNGMNSSGWREDILAVNGFDERMQYGGEDREMGERLFHKGIRSRQIRYSAIVLHLDHGRPYVNEEAWKNNNAIRKVTKEERLQWTSWGIIKK, from the coding sequence ATGGTTCAGAATATAACAATAGGAGTGATTATTTCTACCTATAATAATCCTGCATGGCTGGAGAAAACGCTCTGGGGATATTTATGCCAGGACAGGATGGCTGACGAGATTATCATCGCCGATGATGGTTCTGGAGAAGAAACCCGTATGTTGATCGAGCGATATAAGAAACTGTTGCCTATCAAGCATGTCTGGCATGAAGATGACGGATTCCGGAAAACAGTTATTCTCAACAAGGCTATTGTGGCAGCTACTGCCGATTATCTTGTTTTTACCGATCAGGACTGTGTGCCAAGACATGATTTCCTGGCTGTTCATAATCTTATGGCTAAGAAAGGTTTCTTTCTGAGTGGCGGTTATTTCAAACTTCCGTTGTCAATCAGCAAGGCTTTGCAGGAGGAGGATGTCAGAGATAGACAGGCTTTTTCGTTAGCATGGCTCAGAAAACAGGGCTTGCCGTTCAATTTTAAATGCACAAAATTAGTGCAAAAGAAATGGTTTACCCAGTTGATGAATAAGATTACTCCAACCAAAGCTACATGGAACGGTATGAATAGTAGTGGATGGCGTGAAGATATTCTGGCGGTGAATGGTTTTGATGAACGTATGCAGTATGGCGGTGAAGACCGTGAGATGGGAGAACGTCTTTTTCACAAGGGTATCAGATCCAGACAAATTCGTTATTCTGCCATTGTGCTGCATTTAGATCATGGTCGTCCTTATGTTAATGAAGAGGCTTGGAAAAACAATAATGCTATCCGCAAAGTAACCAAGGAAGAACGCTTGCAATGGACTTCTTGGGGAATTATTAAAAAATAG
- the glf gene encoding UDP-galactopyranose mutase, with translation MKKYDYLIVGSGLFGATFAHLAHKQGKTCLVIDKRPHLGGNIYCENIEGINVHKYGAHIFHTSNKEVWNFVNSIVEFNRYTNSPVANYKGKLYNLPFNMNTFYQMWGVTTPEEAQAKIDEQKAEAVAKMKADGVSEPRNLEEQAQVLIGKDIYERLIKGYTEKQWGRKCTDLPAFIIKRLPVRLVFDNNYFNDKYQGIPVGGYNKLIDGLLEGIDTLTSVDFFADNIQKLAENKEASQKAGLIKDCWQEIAEKLVFTGKIDQFYDYQFGKLNYRTVRFEQEIIDCPNYQGNAVVNYTEREVPYTRVIEHKHFEMFGAEVYNCPKTVISKEYSTEWKDGMEPYYPVNDKENSELYAQYKNLADQEKDVIFGGRLAEYKYYDMAPIIEKALAMFK, from the coding sequence ATGAAGAAATATGATTATCTTATAGTTGGCTCCGGACTCTTCGGAGCCACATTCGCCCACCTTGCCCATAAACAAGGAAAAACTTGTCTGGTGATAGATAAGCGACCACATCTGGGCGGAAATATCTATTGCGAGAATATTGAGGGCATCAATGTGCATAAGTATGGTGCCCACATCTTCCATACCTCCAACAAAGAGGTGTGGAACTTCGTCAACTCTATCGTTGAGTTCAACCGCTACACCAACTCGCCTGTGGCCAATTATAAAGGCAAGCTATACAACCTGCCTTTCAATATGAATACCTTCTATCAGATGTGGGGCGTTACCACTCCTGAAGAAGCACAAGCCAAAATAGATGAACAGAAGGCGGAAGCTGTAGCCAAAATGAAGGCTGACGGCGTAAGCGAGCCGCGCAATCTGGAGGAACAGGCACAGGTACTCATCGGTAAAGATATCTACGAGCGACTCATCAAAGGTTATACCGAGAAGCAATGGGGGCGTAAGTGTACCGACCTGCCTGCCTTCATCATCAAGCGCCTGCCAGTACGACTCGTCTTCGACAACAATTATTTCAACGACAAGTATCAGGGCATCCCGGTAGGTGGCTACAACAAACTGATTGACGGCTTGCTCGAAGGTATCGACACCTTGACTTCCGTGGATTTCTTTGCAGACAACATCCAAAAATTAGCAGAGAACAAAGAGGCTTCCCAGAAAGCTGGACTGATTAAAGACTGCTGGCAGGAAATAGCCGAGAAACTGGTTTTCACAGGAAAAATAGACCAGTTCTACGACTATCAGTTCGGGAAACTCAACTATCGCACCGTACGCTTCGAACAGGAAATCATCGACTGCCCTAATTATCAGGGAAATGCCGTGGTAAATTATACTGAGCGAGAAGTACCATATACCCGAGTGATAGAACACAAGCACTTCGAAATGTTTGGTGCAGAGGTTTACAATTGTCCTAAGACCGTCATCTCCAAAGAATATTCTACAGAATGGAAGGATGGCATGGAGCCTTATTATCCAGTAAATGATAAGGAGAATTCCGAACTATACGCTCAATATAAGAACCTGGCAGATCAGGAAAAGGATGTTATCTTTGGTGGTCGCCTTGCCGAATATAAGTATTACGACATGGCGCCAATCATAGAGAAAGCATTGGCTATGTTCAAGTAA
- a CDS encoding glycosyltransferase family 2 protein yields the protein MNCELSIIVPVYNTAQYLPQCIESILKQSFKNWELILIDDGSTDGSAEICEEWAQKDARIKVIHKVNSGQADCRNQALEICQGVYIGFVDSDDWIEESMYEVLMDDLKTTNSDIAICNHYDESKNKTLCKNVSDKRYILKNQEIQELVIKDKIKSYIWQMLFKRELLNEPMPTSKNYEDYSILPHWFENAKQVVYTYQPLYHYRLRKSSIVHDLSLNRYYEFFQAEISRYNYYKRSPLRKIAKRMVVKRGIKAAKYVSRNQTSLSKQKEIRVMVNKISKDLKAFSLIGIEKKSFKERVLLYLLLKHPNKFILYQRMMDKLMFYKHSNLDLYE from the coding sequence ATGAATTGTGAATTAAGCATTATTGTTCCCGTTTACAATACAGCACAATATTTACCTCAATGCATAGAGTCTATTCTAAAGCAATCATTCAAGAACTGGGAACTGATTCTTATAGATGACGGCTCAACAGACGGCTCGGCTGAAATATGTGAAGAATGGGCTCAAAAGGATGCTAGAATCAAAGTCATCCACAAAGTTAATTCCGGCCAGGCAGATTGCAGAAACCAAGCTCTTGAAATCTGCCAGGGAGTCTATATTGGCTTTGTTGACAGCGATGACTGGATTGAAGAATCTATGTATGAAGTCTTGATGGATGACTTAAAGACTACCAATTCAGACATTGCTATCTGTAATCATTACGACGAAAGTAAGAACAAGACTCTCTGCAAAAATGTTTCAGACAAGAGATATATCTTAAAGAACCAAGAAATACAGGAGCTTGTCATTAAGGATAAAATCAAGAGCTATATCTGGCAAATGCTCTTCAAACGAGAACTGCTTAACGAGCCGATGCCTACTTCAAAGAATTACGAAGATTATAGCATCCTGCCACATTGGTTCGAAAATGCCAAACAGGTGGTCTATACTTACCAGCCGCTGTATCATTACCGGCTTCGAAAAAGCAGCATCGTCCACGATTTATCTCTCAACAGATATTATGAATTCTTTCAGGCAGAAATATCAAGATATAATTATTACAAGCGCTCTCCTTTACGCAAGATTGCCAAAAGAATGGTAGTAAAGCGAGGTATCAAAGCGGCTAAATACGTATCAAGAAACCAAACTTCTCTATCGAAGCAAAAAGAGATTAGGGTCATGGTAAACAAAATATCCAAGGATCTCAAGGCCTTTTCTCTAATCGGTATAGAGAAAAAGAGTTTCAAGGAACGCGTTTTGCTTTATCTCTTGTTAAAACACCCTAATAAATTCATATTGTATCAACGAATGATGGACAAGCTGATGTTCTACAAACATTCTAATTTAGATTTATACGAATAA
- a CDS encoding glycosyltransferase family 2 protein: protein MKKKVSVITVNYNNLKGLKRTISSVLSQSFSDFEYIIVDGGSSDGSKEYIESKREYINQWVSEKDHGVYNAMNKAIRMAQGEYCIFMNSGDHFFSSQSLENAAKMLNGSDYYVGETIIIDCKLASLCLPPQNMSFRFIRDKVLQHQSTFTRTQLLKEHPYNENLKIVADWAHFLENWYFKKCSYQAINTIVAVYYTDGISFTNGDLLKKERKEVFSELFGSTSKLPHIKETAEEKKERINDDFAFKLKKALKMKPVSRDWKILRTGFKFLWKDLAIKSK from the coding sequence ATGAAAAAGAAAGTCTCAGTCATAACAGTCAACTATAATAATCTGAAGGGATTGAAAAGAACAATCTCTTCAGTGCTTTCGCAATCATTCAGCGATTTTGAATACATCATCGTTGACGGTGGGTCATCAGATGGCAGCAAGGAATATATAGAATCTAAGCGAGAATATATCAATCAATGGGTTAGTGAAAAAGATCATGGGGTATATAATGCCATGAATAAAGCCATAAGAATGGCACAAGGCGAATATTGTATCTTCATGAATTCGGGCGATCATTTCTTTTCTTCACAATCTTTGGAGAATGCTGCCAAGATGCTCAATGGCTCAGACTACTACGTGGGAGAAACCATTATCATAGACTGCAAACTGGCTTCACTCTGCCTTCCACCACAGAACATGTCGTTCCGATTTATCAGAGATAAAGTTCTGCAGCATCAATCTACATTTACAAGGACTCAGTTACTTAAGGAGCATCCCTACAATGAAAATCTGAAAATCGTAGCAGATTGGGCACACTTCTTAGAAAACTGGTATTTTAAAAAATGTTCATACCAAGCTATTAACACTATTGTTGCTGTATATTATACTGATGGCATCTCTTTTACAAATGGTGACTTATTGAAAAAGGAAAGAAAAGAGGTGTTCTCCGAGTTATTTGGAAGCACCAGCAAGTTGCCTCACATAAAAGAGACTGCAGAAGAAAAGAAAGAACGCATCAATGATGATTTTGCATTCAAACTGAAAAAAGCTCTGAAGATGAAACCGGTATCACGCGACTGGAAAATCCTACGTACAGGCTTTAAATTTTTATGGAAAGATTTGGCTATTAAATCAAAGTAA
- a CDS encoding glycosyltransferase family 4 protein, translating to MKVLYDSQAFDMQTHGGVSRCFAELYSHLPQDIEASLSIMESANVYLQTLGSKPDGELYHNFLWKKDSAIKKMLYKFYYNAKFGEYSRLDRTPRINRYKSVCDIKSKDFDLFHPTFFDPYFLKYIGSKPYVVTVHDMIPEQYNQYYDHNDYQILQKHLVIPKANHIIAVSQQTKRDLCRIMNIKEEQVSVVYHGADETPYTPNENNRHPFEYILFVGERHFYKNFDFFAKQCVPILKRHKELKVVCTGKPFNETEKSMFKSWEMEDRFIHEFIKTDQEMLDLYHYALAFVYPSSYEGFGLPILEAYKAECPVLLNHASCFPEIAEDAAVYFHMDEKRTDFEEQFETFYYLDGIEKKKLIEKQNERLKHFSWKKSALELANIYKHIN from the coding sequence ATGAAAGTATTATATGACAGTCAAGCCTTCGATATGCAAACGCATGGAGGCGTATCACGTTGTTTTGCCGAATTATATTCCCACTTGCCTCAAGACATTGAAGCAAGCCTCAGTATCATGGAATCTGCCAATGTTTACCTCCAAACATTAGGAAGTAAACCAGATGGAGAATTATATCATAACTTCCTCTGGAAGAAAGATTCTGCAATAAAGAAAATGCTATATAAGTTCTATTATAATGCAAAATTCGGAGAATATTCACGATTAGATCGTACTCCAAGAATCAATAGATACAAGTCTGTCTGCGACATCAAGTCTAAGGATTTCGATTTGTTTCATCCAACTTTCTTTGACCCTTACTTCCTCAAGTACATAGGCAGTAAGCCTTACGTTGTCACGGTACATGATATGATACCCGAACAGTACAATCAGTATTATGACCATAATGACTATCAGATTCTGCAAAAACATCTTGTCATACCAAAAGCAAATCACATCATTGCAGTCAGCCAACAGACAAAAAGGGATTTATGCCGTATCATGAATATCAAGGAAGAGCAGGTGAGTGTAGTTTATCATGGAGCAGACGAAACTCCTTATACGCCAAACGAAAACAACAGACATCCATTTGAATATATACTTTTCGTTGGCGAACGTCACTTTTATAAAAACTTTGATTTCTTTGCCAAGCAATGTGTACCTATTTTAAAAAGACACAAGGAACTGAAGGTAGTATGCACAGGAAAGCCTTTCAATGAGACAGAAAAAAGTATGTTTAAATCATGGGAAATGGAAGATAGATTCATACATGAGTTTATCAAAACAGATCAAGAAATGCTAGACTTATACCACTATGCCCTGGCATTCGTTTACCCATCATCATACGAAGGATTCGGGCTCCCGATTCTTGAGGCTTACAAAGCAGAATGCCCTGTTTTACTCAATCATGCCAGTTGTTTTCCGGAAATCGCAGAAGACGCAGCAGTTTACTTCCACATGGATGAAAAGAGAACTGATTTCGAAGAACAGTTTGAAACTTTCTACTATCTAGACGGGATAGAGAAAAAGAAACTCATAGAAAAGCAGAATGAAAGACTAAAACATTTTTCATGGAAAAAATCTGCGTTGGAGTTGGCTAATATTTATAAACATATCAATTAG
- a CDS encoding galactofuranosyltransferase produces the protein MNKQNRLCYISRNYYNLTSAGNKAKTDNEDTLDEMGAVNLGLHRTVRNSKIIAFFLDLAGILRACLLLQKGDTLFLQYPVKKYFSFLCKIARMKGAKTVSLIHDLGSFRRKKLTVEKEISRLSHSDYIIASNENMKKWLKEHGMQKPVGALGLFDYHSASPCQEKASDRKQPKVVYAGALSMKKNSFLVELSKTLTNWQLLVCGNKEGLHGLKENPLITYQGFVPSEDFIKSIDADFGLVWDGDSLDTCSGEYGQYLKWNSPHKVSFYLRAGLPLIIWKKAAVAPIIEEAGAGIAINSLKELDDKLANLTPEQKKEMKKQAVNLAQKLNKGGFLRDSLAYYNIVE, from the coding sequence ATGAACAAACAAAACAGACTTTGCTACATAAGTCGCAACTACTATAATCTTACATCAGCTGGCAACAAGGCTAAGACGGACAACGAGGATACACTCGATGAAATGGGAGCCGTCAACCTGGGTCTGCATCGAACGGTAAGAAACAGCAAGATCATCGCATTTTTCCTTGATCTTGCAGGAATTCTCCGTGCCTGCCTATTGCTTCAAAAAGGCGACACTCTTTTCTTGCAATATCCGGTCAAAAAGTACTTTTCTTTCTTATGCAAAATAGCAAGAATGAAAGGAGCCAAGACCGTTTCCCTCATTCACGATTTAGGTTCTTTCCGCAGAAAGAAGCTGACCGTAGAGAAAGAAATCAGCCGTCTCTCCCATAGCGACTATATCATCGCCTCCAACGAGAATATGAAGAAATGGCTCAAGGAGCACGGAATGCAGAAACCAGTGGGTGCACTCGGCTTATTCGACTATCACTCAGCTTCACCATGTCAGGAAAAAGCATCAGATAGGAAGCAGCCAAAAGTAGTCTATGCCGGTGCTCTAAGCATGAAGAAGAATTCATTTCTGGTAGAACTTTCCAAGACGCTGACCAACTGGCAACTGCTGGTTTGCGGAAACAAGGAAGGACTACATGGCTTGAAAGAGAATCCGCTCATCACCTATCAGGGATTTGTGCCTTCAGAAGATTTCATCAAGAGCATTGATGCCGATTTCGGGTTGGTATGGGATGGCGATTCACTCGATACCTGTTCGGGCGAATACGGTCAATATTTGAAATGGAATTCTCCACATAAGGTTTCCTTCTACCTCCGTGCCGGTTTGCCGCTCATCATCTGGAAAAAGGCAGCCGTAGCGCCTATCATCGAAGAAGCAGGAGCAGGTATTGCCATCAATTCGCTAAAAGAGCTGGATGACAAACTTGCCAATCTTACCCCAGAACAGAAAAAGGAGATGAAAAAGCAAGCGGTAAATTTGGCACAGAAACTAAATAAAGGCGGCTTCCTTCGAGATTCTTTGGCTTATTATAATATCGTAGAATAG
- a CDS encoding glycosyltransferase family 8 protein, giving the protein MIHIACNIDDNYIMQCCTTLVSVMYNNRNEQITFHIIAEKLSNEAKSMLTEEVGKYNQQIHFYAYNLNMNLSSFKSAHISLAAYLRLFVADILPAEIHKVLYLDCDLIINDSIKDLWETDVTSYAVAAVEDMWSGKANNYTRLEYPQEDTYFNSGVLIINLDYWRNAHLSKASLEFAEKYAEKLIFNDQDILNGLLHDRKLLIPFRWNIQDGFLRKRRHLRQQAIPKLIEELKHPVIIHFTGHRKPWLHICQSPYQKLFFKYQDMTRWKGIRPQTPWSWKFKTLIDSILYAMHLKVQKYDYKNIQAL; this is encoded by the coding sequence ATGATTCATATAGCTTGTAACATAGATGATAATTACATCATGCAATGTTGTACTACTTTAGTTTCTGTCATGTACAATAACAGAAATGAACAGATAACATTCCATATCATTGCTGAGAAACTCAGCAATGAGGCTAAAAGTATGCTTACTGAAGAAGTAGGAAAATACAATCAGCAAATACATTTCTATGCTTACAATTTAAATATGAATCTTTCATCGTTCAAAAGCGCCCACATATCGCTTGCAGCCTACCTGCGTCTTTTCGTGGCAGATATTCTTCCTGCAGAGATACATAAGGTACTATATCTGGACTGCGATCTCATCATAAACGATTCTATAAAAGATTTGTGGGAGACAGATGTTACATCATACGCCGTAGCTGCAGTAGAAGACATGTGGAGCGGAAAAGCAAACAACTACACCCGCCTCGAATACCCTCAGGAAGATACCTATTTCAACTCGGGAGTACTCATCATCAATTTGGATTACTGGAGAAATGCCCATCTGAGTAAAGCCAGTTTGGAATTTGCAGAAAAATATGCAGAAAAGTTAATCTTCAACGATCAGGACATACTCAACGGACTTCTGCATGACAGAAAACTCCTAATTCCCTTCAGATGGAACATACAAGACGGCTTTCTAAGAAAAAGAAGACATCTTCGCCAGCAAGCCATACCGAAACTGATAGAGGAATTAAAACATCCTGTCATCATACATTTCACAGGCCACAGAAAACCATGGCTCCATATATGCCAAAGTCCGTATCAGAAGCTATTCTTCAAATACCAGGACATGACAAGATGGAAGGGTATCCGACCTCAGACGCCATGGTCGTGGAAGTTCAAGACACTTATCGATAGTATATTATATGCAATGCACTTAAAAGTTCAAAAATACGATTATAAAAATATTCAAGCATTATGA
- a CDS encoding lipopolysaccharide kinase InaA family protein, which translates to MRKIKINPKYEYLRSFIESIPDVFEEKGREIYHLRNIIKVLTAPDGTIINIKRFHQPRSLNRLIYSWNIRVPKGQRAYDYSFLLNQKGIQTPEAVALIEERNSLNLLGYSYLITQQCDFPHTLYDVKDAKAGEYEQLAKSLAHYAAKMHLAGIMHKDFTPGNILWKSDHEGFHFMIVDINRMYFGKISTLKGLDNMKRFWGPKHFTEILAEEYAQLKYYDTGKAVKYILNKRKKFWTHYLKKHEIPFTMEF; encoded by the coding sequence ATGAGAAAGATTAAGATAAATCCGAAATATGAATACCTGAGAAGTTTCATCGAGAGCATTCCTGATGTTTTCGAAGAGAAGGGACGTGAGATTTACCATCTCAGAAATATTATCAAGGTACTAACTGCACCAGACGGAACCATCATCAATATCAAGAGATTTCATCAACCGAGAAGCCTTAACCGCCTCATCTATTCCTGGAATATCAGAGTGCCAAAAGGTCAACGAGCCTATGACTATTCTTTCCTTCTAAACCAGAAAGGAATTCAAACCCCAGAAGCCGTAGCTTTAATAGAAGAAAGAAATAGTCTGAACTTACTGGGATATTCATACCTCATTACGCAGCAATGCGATTTTCCTCATACTTTATACGACGTAAAGGATGCAAAAGCTGGGGAATATGAACAACTTGCGAAATCACTTGCGCATTATGCAGCCAAAATGCATCTTGCAGGAATCATGCATAAAGACTTTACACCAGGAAATATCCTCTGGAAAAGTGATCATGAAGGTTTTCATTTTATGATAGTGGATATCAACCGCATGTATTTCGGGAAAATATCAACCCTCAAGGGATTAGACAACATGAAGCGCTTCTGGGGTCCAAAGCATTTTACAGAAATCCTCGCAGAAGAATATGCCCAGTTGAAATATTATGATACAGGAAAAGCTGTAAAATATATTTTAAATAAAAGAAAGAAATTCTGGACACACTATCTCAAGAAACATGAGATTCCATTCACTATGGAGTTTTAA
- a CDS encoding lysophospholipid acyltransferase family protein, producing the protein MTKIVYALFYAISLLPFRLLYCISDFEYFMMFHVIKYRRGIVRKNLTTSFPEKSAEEIAAIEKKFYRWFCDYFFEAVKLLSISDKELRRRFHVYNSEEVEKCFQEGQDVAAILGHYCNWEWLSCVGIELPKTRMMGLIYHPLYNKAFDELFKRIRSHEENGVPVPKKDILRYLVDYKRRDIRSIFGYISDQGPKWENIHLWLPFLNHPETPVFTGGERIMRKMNDAVFYVEMSCPKRGYYTATYKLITRNPNSLPEHEITRRFFQMLEETIRQNPPYYLWTHNRWKRTREEFDKRYEVVKGKVVPKE; encoded by the coding sequence ATGACAAAGATTGTTTATGCGCTGTTTTATGCGATATCGCTGCTGCCATTCAGACTGCTCTATTGCATCTCCGATTTCGAGTACTTCATGATGTTCCACGTCATCAAGTACCGCCGGGGCATTGTGCGTAAGAATCTCACCACCTCCTTTCCGGAGAAGTCTGCCGAAGAAATCGCAGCTATAGAAAAGAAATTCTATCGCTGGTTCTGCGATTATTTCTTTGAAGCAGTCAAGTTACTGAGTATCAGCGACAAGGAACTCCGCCGCCGCTTCCATGTTTACAATAGCGAGGAAGTGGAAAAATGCTTTCAGGAGGGTCAGGATGTAGCAGCCATCCTCGGACATTACTGCAACTGGGAGTGGCTCTCGTGCGTGGGTATCGAACTGCCCAAGACCCGCATGATGGGGCTCATCTATCATCCTCTGTACAACAAGGCCTTCGATGAACTCTTCAAGCGCATCCGTTCTCACGAAGAAAACGGAGTGCCAGTTCCTAAGAAAGATATCCTCCGCTATCTGGTAGATTACAAGCGCAGGGATATCCGCAGCATCTTCGGCTACATCAGCGACCAGGGGCCTAAATGGGAGAACATCCACCTGTGGCTTCCTTTCCTCAACCATCCCGAAACTCCTGTGTTTACAGGAGGCGAAAGAATCATGAGAAAGATGAACGATGCCGTATTCTATGTAGAGATGTCCTGTCCTAAGCGAGGCTACTATACAGCAACCTACAAACTCATCACCCGCAATCCGAACTCCCTGCCGGAGCACGAGATTACCCGTCGCTTCTTCCAGATGCTGGAAGAAACCATCCGCCAGAATCCACCTTATTATTTATGGACACATAACAGATGGAAGCGAACCAGGGAGGAGTTTGACAAGCGATACGAGGTGGTAAAGGGGAAAGTTGTACCTAAAGAATAG
- a CDS encoding ABC transporter ATP-binding protein has translation MKEFLQVLKRFVPPYKRYLGLSILFNILSAVLNIFSFAALIPILQILFQVDGGIRANDYMTWNGDWGTLKEVATNNLYYYIQEFIVEYSASTALLVIGLFLAFMTFLKTGAYFLSSATIIPIRTGIVRDIRNQLYQKINSLSLSFFSEERKGDIIARMSGDVQEVESSIMSSLDMLFKNPILILFYFITLICISWQLTLFTILFVPPFGWFMGMVGKKLKAQSTEAQSLWSDTMSMVEETLGGLRIIKAFCAESKMNWRFDKVNSEYRDNIMRVNIRQQMAHPMSEFLGTILIVVVLWFGGILVLDYGRIDGPTIIFYLVMLYSIINPLKEFSKASYNIPKGLASMERIDKILQAEVEIKDKENPEHIASFEHQIEFRHVSFAYTDNKSDELIYVLKDINLVIPKGKTVALVGQSGSGKSTMVDLIPRYYDVQEGEVLIDGINVKDLAVNDLRQLIGNVNQEAILFNASFKDNIRFGKTDATDEEIANAAKIANAYDFIMKSEHGFDTGIGDRGGRLSGGQRQRVSIARAILKNPPILILDEATSALDTESERLVQDALEKLMKTRTTVAVAHRLSTIKHADEICVMHEGRIVERGTHDELIGKDGYYKKLHDMQQV, from the coding sequence ATGAAGGAATTCTTGCAAGTTTTAAAACGATTTGTCCCTCCATACAAAAGATATCTGGGACTATCCATATTATTCAATATCCTATCGGCGGTATTGAATATCTTTTCATTCGCAGCCTTGATACCAATCCTGCAAATCCTGTTTCAGGTAGATGGCGGCATCCGTGCCAACGACTATATGACCTGGAACGGAGACTGGGGAACCCTCAAGGAAGTGGCTACCAACAACTTGTACTATTACATCCAGGAATTTATCGTGGAATACAGTGCTTCGACCGCCCTTCTGGTGATCGGTCTATTCCTGGCATTCATGACATTTCTGAAGACGGGAGCTTATTTTCTTTCTTCCGCCACCATCATACCTATCCGTACTGGTATCGTGCGTGACATCCGCAACCAGCTCTACCAGAAGATTAATTCTCTCTCTCTGAGTTTCTTCAGCGAGGAGCGCAAGGGTGACATCATTGCCCGTATGAGCGGCGACGTGCAGGAAGTAGAAAGCAGTATCATGTCATCTCTCGACATGCTTTTCAAGAATCCGATTCTGATACTCTTCTACTTCATCACCCTCATCTGCATCAGTTGGCAGCTCACCCTCTTCACCATTCTTTTTGTTCCACCTTTCGGCTGGTTCATGGGCATGGTGGGCAAGAAACTGAAGGCACAGAGCACAGAGGCACAGTCGCTCTGGAGCGACACCATGAGCATGGTAGAAGAAACATTGGGCGGGCTTCGCATCATCAAGGCTTTCTGTGCAGAAAGCAAGATGAACTGGCGCTTTGACAAGGTAAACAGCGAATATCGCGACAACATCATGCGCGTGAACATCCGCCAGCAGATGGCTCATCCTATGAGTGAGTTCTTAGGCACCATCCTCATCGTAGTCGTATTGTGGTTTGGTGGCATTCTGGTATTGGATTACGGTCGTATCGATGGTCCTACCATCATCTTCTACCTGGTGATGCTCTACAGCATCATCAATCCGCTGAAGGAATTCTCCAAGGCAAGCTATAATATCCCCAAGGGACTTGCCAGCATGGAGCGTATCGACAAGATTCTCCAGGCAGAAGTGGAAATCAAGGACAAGGAGAACCCGGAGCATATCGCTTCCTTCGAACATCAGATAGAGTTCCGCCACGTATCATTCGCCTATACAGACAATAAGAGCGACGAACTGATATACGTGCTGAAAGACATCAACCTCGTGATTCCGAAGGGCAAGACCGTGGCACTCGTAGGTCAGAGTGGTAGCGGTAAGAGTACGATGGTGGATCTGATTCCACGTTACTATGACGTGCAGGAAGGCGAGGTGCTCATCGATGGCATCAACGTGAAAGACCTGGCCGTAAATGATCTCCGCCAGCTGATAGGCAATGTGAACCAGGAGGCTATCCTCTTCAATGCAAGCTTCAAGGACAACATCCGTTTCGGCAAAACCGATGCTACCGACGAGGAAATCGCCAATGCTGCAAAGATAGCCAATGCCTACGACTTTATCATGAAGTCGGAACATGGATTTGATACAGGAATCGGCGACCGTGGAGGCAGACTTTCCGGTGGTCAGCGCCAGCGTGTAAGCATCGCCCGTGCCATCCTCAAGAATCCTCCTATCCTCATTCTCGACGAGGCTACTTCTGCTCTTGATACAGAGAGCGAGCGCCTGGTGCAGGATGCTTTGGAGAAACTGATGAAGACCCGTACTACCGTAGCCGTGGCTCACCGCCTGAGCACTATCAAGCATGCAGACGAAATCTGCGTGATGCATGAGGGAAGAATCGTGGAGCGTGGTACTCACGATGAACTGATAGGCAAAGACGGATATTATAAGAAATTGCACGATATGCAGCAGGTATAA